Proteins encoded within one genomic window of Nitrospina gracilis 3/211:
- a CDS encoding flagellar basal body rod C-terminal domain-containing protein, whose amino-acid sequence MTFNDFYSGLLNNVGSGSRSAQTLAQQQEGIKLQLDIRRESVSGVSIDEEMINLIKFQQAFQASARMISIVDEMFDILQNQI is encoded by the coding sequence GTGACGTTCAACGATTTTTACAGCGGCCTTCTCAATAACGTGGGCAGCGGTTCGCGTTCCGCCCAGACCCTGGCGCAACAGCAGGAAGGCATCAAGCTCCAACTCGACATACGGCGGGAAAGTGTCTCCGGGGTGTCCATCGACGAAGAGATGATCAACCTCATCAAGTTCCAACAGGCATTCCAGGCTTCGGCCCGGATGATCAGCATCGTCGATGAGATGTTTGACATCCTCCAAAACCAGATATGA
- the flgL gene encoding flagellar hook-associated protein FlgL, which yields MVMRVTNQAQQANALRNLFRITEDQFLANQRISSGKRILAPSDDPLGLRDALGLRASISRSEQFNRNITFNQVFVNSADSALGNVSTSLIRAQELAVNSLNGINTAATRQAAAEELDQIIGNVFQAANTKVQGRFLFSGTGLATEPFQQNAGALGALYTGDGNRLNLEVADGLTVPITKPGSEVFAVDLNPAVTTATNLSDLNGGAGVTLGSLSITDRAGNNAVVNLGAATTVNDVIVAINGAGLNVTASINSAGDGLLLTDTSTAITQALTVTESGGGTVAQELGILGSRNGNLTGQDLNPVLTTATTIASLNGGNGLTLGLVDVTNGSLSGTVNLSGATTLNDVLTTLNGAGLNLTASINSQGNGLDVVSSNANTTAVIDDVAGGDTASILGIGGNNVFLALDTLKQALERDDTEGISASLDLLNASRDKVSDVRAEFGAVSRTLDQMEVLSGEDVVTQKEQLSDIEDADFVQEAANLAALETALQATLAVTARVLQPTLLDFLN from the coding sequence ATGGTAATGCGGGTGACCAACCAGGCGCAACAGGCGAACGCACTACGCAACCTGTTCCGCATCACGGAAGACCAGTTTCTCGCCAACCAGCGCATCTCCAGCGGAAAGCGCATCCTCGCGCCGTCGGACGATCCCCTTGGGTTGCGGGACGCCCTCGGTTTGCGGGCCTCCATCAGCCGCTCGGAACAGTTCAACCGCAACATCACTTTCAACCAAGTATTTGTCAACAGCGCCGACTCGGCACTGGGTAATGTGAGTACCAGCCTCATCCGCGCGCAGGAACTGGCCGTGAACAGCCTGAACGGAATCAACACCGCCGCCACGCGGCAGGCCGCGGCGGAAGAACTGGACCAGATCATCGGCAACGTGTTTCAGGCCGCCAACACCAAAGTGCAGGGGCGATTTCTGTTTTCCGGTACAGGGCTCGCCACCGAACCGTTTCAGCAAAACGCCGGCGCACTGGGCGCGCTGTACACCGGAGACGGCAACCGGCTGAACCTCGAAGTGGCTGACGGCTTGACCGTGCCCATCACCAAACCGGGGTCGGAAGTGTTCGCCGTCGATCTCAATCCCGCCGTGACCACCGCCACGAATCTCAGCGATTTGAACGGGGGCGCCGGCGTGACCCTGGGCAGTCTTTCCATCACCGACCGCGCCGGCAACAACGCGGTGGTGAATCTGGGCGCCGCAACCACGGTCAACGACGTCATCGTCGCCATCAATGGCGCGGGCCTCAATGTCACCGCCTCCATCAACAGTGCCGGCGATGGACTTTTGCTCACGGACACCAGCACCGCCATCACGCAGGCGCTGACCGTCACGGAATCCGGCGGCGGAACCGTGGCGCAGGAACTGGGTATCCTCGGTTCGCGAAACGGCAACCTGACGGGGCAGGACCTCAATCCCGTCCTCACCACCGCCACCACCATTGCCAGCCTGAACGGAGGCAATGGTTTGACGCTGGGCTTAGTGGACGTGACCAACGGCTCGCTTTCCGGCACGGTAAACCTGAGCGGTGCGACGACCCTCAACGACGTTCTCACCACGCTCAACGGCGCCGGGCTGAACCTGACAGCGAGCATCAATTCCCAGGGCAACGGGCTCGACGTGGTTTCGTCCAACGCGAACACCACCGCGGTCATCGACGACGTCGCAGGCGGAGACACGGCCTCCATTCTTGGCATCGGCGGAAACAATGTATTTCTGGCTCTGGATACCCTGAAGCAGGCTTTGGAACGCGACGATACCGAAGGCATCTCGGCGTCACTGGACCTGTTGAATGCGAGCCGCGACAAGGTGAGTGATGTTCGCGCGGAATTTGGGGCGGTCAGCCGGACGCTGGACCAGATGGAAGTCCTGAGCGGAGAGGATGTGGTGACTCAAAAGGAACAACTGTCTGATATTGAGGATGCGGATTTCGTTCAGGAGGCGGCCAACCTGGCAGCGCTGGAAACCGCCCTCCAGGCCACCCTCGCCGTCACAGCACGGGTCCTGCAACCCACCCTGCTGGACTTCCTGAATTAA
- a CDS encoding hybrid sensor histidine kinase/response regulator produces MKRALRILLVEDDEEDAYLIRNMLTSSEPEFICELTHIDTPEGVPAVLEQNQIDICLFDYRLQNGNGIELLRNVRRKGYPHPVIFLTGQSDPEVAAEAMKSGATDYRSKNNLTAESLIRCIEVAIQLRREADLRERAEEELKRANDKLMEANHQLKGSLQKLQIAQESIIRSEKLASIGRLAAMVCHEVLNPLNIISGHVQTLMRDHTGDGTQDEHFRSMREEIFRIDKILSDLLRFSRKGNMELQEVDFNEELDFVLSLLEKEMSMDCIELDRQFTEEEVYLRADPDRMRQVFLNLLNNARHAMPEGGRLTVRTEKIVREIMQNRRKEDVYLDPENIPVRRENFFHIEIRDTGVGISRENLSKIFEPFFTTKPEEKGTGLGLSVCYTIVEQHGGFIEVESEEEKGTAVHVWLPVKSRQDSPVPVTAEPGRSA; encoded by the coding sequence ATGAAAAGGGCTTTGAGGATCCTGCTGGTGGAGGATGACGAGGAGGATGCATACCTCATTCGAAACATGCTGACTTCAAGCGAGCCGGAATTCATATGTGAACTCACGCATATAGACACGCCAGAGGGAGTTCCGGCCGTTCTCGAACAAAACCAGATCGACATTTGTCTTTTTGATTACCGCCTGCAGAACGGCAACGGGATTGAGCTCCTTCGGAATGTACGGCGTAAGGGATATCCCCATCCTGTGATTTTCCTGACCGGGCAAAGCGATCCGGAAGTCGCCGCCGAAGCGATGAAAAGCGGCGCCACCGATTACCGGTCGAAGAACAACCTCACCGCCGAATCCTTGATTCGCTGTATCGAGGTGGCCATCCAGTTGCGCCGCGAAGCGGACTTGCGTGAGCGGGCGGAAGAAGAGTTGAAGCGCGCCAATGACAAGCTGATGGAAGCCAACCATCAACTGAAAGGGTCGCTGCAGAAACTTCAGATTGCGCAGGAAAGCATCATCCGCTCGGAAAAGCTGGCGAGTATCGGCCGTCTTGCCGCCATGGTTTGCCACGAGGTGCTCAATCCACTCAACATCATTTCAGGTCACGTCCAGACGTTGATGCGGGATCATACCGGAGATGGCACCCAGGACGAGCACTTCCGCTCCATGCGCGAGGAGATTTTTCGCATCGACAAAATTCTGAGTGACCTCCTGCGGTTTTCGCGCAAGGGAAACATGGAGTTGCAGGAGGTGGACTTCAACGAGGAACTCGACTTCGTGCTTTCCCTCTTGGAAAAGGAGATGAGCATGGATTGCATTGAGCTCGATCGGCAGTTTACCGAGGAGGAAGTTTACCTGCGTGCCGACCCCGACCGCATGCGCCAGGTGTTCCTGAACCTGTTGAACAACGCCCGGCACGCCATGCCGGAGGGAGGCAGGTTGACGGTACGGACGGAAAAAATCGTCCGCGAGATCATGCAGAATCGGCGCAAGGAGGACGTGTACCTCGACCCGGAAAACATTCCCGTCCGGCGCGAAAACTTTTTTCACATCGAGATCCGGGATACCGGCGTGGGCATTTCCCGGGAAAACCTGAGCAAGATTTTCGAGCCGTTTTTCACCACCAAGCCGGAGGAAAAAGGGACAGGACTTGGGTTGTCCGTTTGCTACACTATCGTGGAACAGCACGGCGGATTCATCGAAGTGGAAAGCGAGGAAGAAAAGGGCACCGCGGTCCACGTATGGCTGCCCGTCAAGTCCCGGCAGGACTCCCCTGTGCCGGTCACTGCTGAACCCGGCCGTTCTGCGTGA
- a CDS encoding nitroreductase family protein produces MTRTSPYTQLDPQFLYRWSPRAFLSDPLADEEILTLFEAARWAPSCFNEQPWLFVYGRGDRLKEFQTTLVEGNRKWADKAPLLIIVFSRNNFEERGKPNHWAQFDSGSAWMSLCLQAQKMGLVCHAMGGFIKDRAHAVANVSEDNFTAMCVIAVGKQGPAEILDDDLREREAPSDRKPLAEIAHEGPLPG; encoded by the coding sequence ATGACCCGGACAAGCCCCTACACCCAACTCGATCCCCAATTTCTCTACCGCTGGTCGCCGCGGGCTTTCCTCAGCGATCCCCTGGCCGACGAGGAAATCCTGACGTTGTTTGAAGCGGCGCGCTGGGCTCCTTCCTGTTTCAACGAACAGCCGTGGTTATTTGTTTACGGACGGGGGGATCGACTCAAGGAGTTCCAGACGACTCTGGTGGAGGGAAACCGCAAGTGGGCGGACAAGGCTCCCCTGCTCATCATCGTGTTTTCGCGCAACAATTTTGAAGAACGGGGCAAGCCCAATCACTGGGCGCAGTTCGATTCGGGGTCAGCCTGGATGTCGCTCTGCCTTCAGGCACAGAAGATGGGACTGGTCTGTCATGCCATGGGGGGATTCATCAAGGATCGAGCGCACGCGGTGGCGAATGTGAGTGAGGACAACTTCACGGCAATGTGCGTGATTGCGGTAGGGAAACAGGGTCCGGCGGAAATTCTGGACGACGACCTGCGCGAACGGGAAGCTCCGAGCGACCGCAAACCGCTGGCCGAAATCGCCCACGAAGGCCCGCTTCCCGGTTGA
- the phoU gene encoding phosphate signaling complex protein PhoU: MTKHFQRELDVLKKQLLGLSAQVEEMVLRVMKSVAALDMRQAQEIIDQDKAIDNTEVQLEEECLKVLALHQPVAGDLRFVIAALKINNDLERVADLAVNIAERVVVLASKRNVTPPFDFSVMAEKTRAMLSQSIDCLINMDPATAHKVWQADDEIDAMNREVYQRVYEKIRQDPDQVEILINYISISRHLERIADYATNIAEDVIYLVEGKIVRHQPEKFTKLGQRKDK; this comes from the coding sequence ATGACCAAGCATTTTCAACGCGAACTCGATGTTCTGAAAAAACAACTGCTCGGCCTGAGCGCGCAGGTGGAGGAAATGGTGCTCCGTGTCATGAAGTCGGTGGCCGCGCTGGATATGAGGCAGGCACAGGAGATCATCGACCAGGACAAGGCCATCGACAACACCGAGGTGCAGCTGGAAGAAGAGTGCCTGAAGGTGCTGGCGCTGCACCAGCCGGTGGCCGGGGACCTGCGCTTCGTCATCGCCGCCCTCAAGATCAACAACGATCTCGAACGCGTGGCCGATCTCGCGGTGAACATCGCCGAGCGCGTCGTCGTTCTGGCGAGCAAGCGCAATGTCACCCCCCCGTTCGACTTCAGTGTCATGGCGGAAAAAACCCGCGCCATGCTGAGCCAGTCCATCGACTGCCTGATCAACATGGACCCTGCGACCGCGCACAAGGTATGGCAGGCGGATGACGAGATCGATGCCATGAACCGCGAGGTTTATCAGCGTGTTTACGAGAAAATCAGGCAGGACCCCGACCAGGTGGAGATCCTCATCAACTACATTTCGATCTCGCGCCACCTGGAGCGCATCGCCGACTACGCCACCAACATCGCCGAAGACGTGATTTACCTGGTGGAAGGCAAGATCGTGCGCCACCAGCCTGAAAAGTTCACGAAGTTGGGCCAACGCAAGGACAAGTGA
- the pstB gene encoding phosphate ABC transporter ATP-binding protein PstB translates to MEECKPILETRKLCINYGDLRVVKGIDLQIPSHQVTAVIGPSGCGKSSMLRVFNRMNDFIPTAWVEGEVLFHGEDLYDKTVDPGLIRQKIGMVFQRPNPFPKSIFKNVVWGPKINGYKGNLNDLAEEALRKAALWNEVKDRLRDSALKLSGGQQQRLCIARAIAMNPEVILMDEPCSALDPRATARIEDLIQELRSRYTIVIVTHNMQQAARISDLTAFLYEGDLVEFGPTKRIFTQPDQKRTEDYITGRFG, encoded by the coding sequence TTGGAAGAGTGCAAACCCATACTGGAGACGCGGAAACTTTGCATCAATTACGGTGACCTCCGCGTGGTGAAGGGCATCGACCTCCAGATCCCGTCGCACCAGGTGACCGCGGTCATTGGGCCTTCCGGTTGCGGCAAGAGTTCCATGCTCCGCGTGTTCAACCGGATGAACGATTTCATCCCGACCGCGTGGGTGGAAGGAGAAGTGTTATTCCACGGCGAGGACCTGTACGATAAAACGGTGGACCCGGGCCTCATCCGGCAGAAGATCGGCATGGTGTTCCAGCGGCCCAACCCGTTCCCCAAGTCCATTTTCAAAAACGTGGTGTGGGGGCCGAAGATCAACGGGTACAAGGGCAACCTGAACGACCTCGCCGAGGAGGCCCTGCGGAAAGCCGCGTTGTGGAACGAGGTGAAAGACCGCCTGCGCGATTCGGCGCTCAAGTTGTCCGGCGGGCAACAGCAGAGACTGTGCATCGCCCGCGCCATCGCCATGAACCCGGAAGTGATCCTGATGGACGAGCCCTGTTCGGCGCTCGATCCCCGCGCCACGGCGCGTATCGAGGACCTGATCCAGGAATTGCGTTCGCGGTACACCATCGTCATCGTCACGCACAACATGCAACAGGCGGCGCGCATTTCGGATTTGACGGCGTTTTTGTACGAGGGGGATCTGGTGGAGTTCGGTCCCACCAAGAGAATATTCACGCAACCCGACCAGAAAAGGACGGAAGACTACATCACCGGACGATTCGGTTGA
- the pstA gene encoding phosphate ABC transporter permease PstA, which produces MTDFREKRKQRDRWFIRLCTGVTWMTVGVLGILLAHVVKEGFVWLDWDFLNSFPSRHPEEAGLKSALWGSVWLIGMTAMFAIPLGVATAVYLEEFAPKNRLLRIFEINIANLAGMPSILYGVLGLAIFVRFLGFDRSLWSGSMTMSLLVLPVIVIAAQGAIRAVPASIREGAFALGARRWQVVWWQVLPSALPGIMTGVILALSRAMGETAPMIMIGALSYVAFTPETADDPFTALPVQIFNWAARPQAEFHGLAAAGIIVLLVLLLSMNAGAVFIREKLQRYK; this is translated from the coding sequence GTGACCGACTTCCGGGAAAAACGAAAACAACGCGACCGCTGGTTCATCCGGCTTTGTACCGGCGTGACCTGGATGACGGTCGGCGTGCTGGGCATCCTTCTGGCGCACGTGGTGAAAGAGGGTTTCGTGTGGCTGGACTGGGATTTCCTGAACAGCTTTCCTTCGCGCCATCCGGAGGAGGCGGGACTCAAGTCCGCATTGTGGGGCAGCGTCTGGCTGATCGGCATGACGGCGATGTTCGCCATCCCGCTGGGCGTGGCCACGGCGGTGTACCTGGAAGAGTTCGCGCCGAAAAACCGTCTGCTCCGCATCTTCGAGATCAATATCGCCAACCTCGCGGGCATGCCCTCCATCCTGTACGGGGTTCTGGGTCTGGCCATTTTTGTCCGTTTCCTGGGCTTCGACCGCAGCCTGTGGTCGGGCAGCATGACCATGAGCCTGCTGGTGTTGCCGGTCATTGTGATCGCCGCGCAGGGAGCGATTCGCGCCGTGCCGGCATCGATCCGCGAGGGGGCGTTCGCTCTGGGCGCCCGCCGTTGGCAGGTGGTGTGGTGGCAGGTGCTGCCGTCCGCCCTGCCGGGCATCATGACGGGGGTCATCCTGGCCCTTTCCCGCGCCATGGGCGAGACCGCCCCCATGATCATGATCGGGGCGTTGAGTTACGTCGCGTTCACGCCGGAAACGGCGGACGATCCGTTCACCGCACTGCCCGTGCAGATCTTCAACTGGGCCGCGCGGCCGCAGGCGGAGTTTCATGGACTCGCCGCCGCGGGCATCATTGTATTGCTCGTTCTCCTGTTGTCGATGAATGCGGGTGCGGTGTTCATTCGCGAAAAACTGCAAAGGTATAAATAA
- the pstC gene encoding phosphate ABC transporter permease subunit PstC, producing MFSKWMDHAVHGILLLCVGVTLMTTLVVIFLLGKESFLFFREVPVTEFLFGTNWAPLLEPKSFGVLPLVAGTLKVVFGAILIALPFGLLIATYLSEFASNNVRSVIKPVLEILAGIPTVVYGYFALTFVTPIIRTVFPETNIFNAASAAIVVGIMILPMVSSLCDDAFRGLPGTLREGAYALGGTHLEVTSQIILPAAAPRIGAAVILALSRAVGETMAVTLAAGATPNWSIGFLESIQTMTAYIVQVSLGDIPAGGVEYYTVYAVGMLLFLMTLTMNIIGNHFILKSKQYNS from the coding sequence ATGTTTTCAAAGTGGATGGACCACGCAGTGCACGGGATTCTCCTGCTCTGCGTGGGCGTCACCCTGATGACCACGCTGGTGGTCATCTTTCTTTTGGGAAAAGAATCGTTTCTGTTTTTCCGCGAGGTACCGGTCACCGAGTTTTTGTTCGGGACCAACTGGGCGCCCCTGCTGGAACCAAAATCGTTCGGCGTCCTGCCGCTGGTGGCGGGGACGCTGAAAGTCGTTTTCGGCGCGATTCTCATCGCCCTGCCGTTCGGGTTGCTGATCGCCACGTACCTGAGTGAGTTTGCCTCCAACAATGTGCGGTCCGTCATCAAACCCGTGCTGGAAATCCTGGCGGGCATCCCGACGGTGGTGTACGGCTACTTCGCGTTGACGTTTGTGACCCCGATCATCCGCACGGTGTTTCCCGAAACGAATATCTTCAACGCCGCCAGTGCGGCCATCGTGGTGGGCATCATGATCCTGCCCATGGTGTCGTCGCTGTGCGACGATGCGTTCCGGGGGTTGCCCGGAACCCTGCGGGAAGGTGCGTACGCACTGGGAGGCACGCATCTGGAAGTGACGTCCCAGATCATCCTGCCCGCTGCCGCCCCGCGCATCGGTGCGGCGGTCATTTTGGCGTTGTCACGGGCGGTGGGGGAGACCATGGCCGTGACGCTGGCGGCCGGCGCGACGCCGAACTGGTCGATCGGCTTCCTCGAAAGCATTCAAACGATGACGGCGTACATCGTACAGGTGAGCCTGGGGGACATCCCTGCGGGAGGCGTCGAATATTACACCGTGTACGCGGTGGGAATGCTGTTGTTCCTGATGACGCTCACCATGAACATCATCGGCAACCATTTCATTTTGAAATCGAAGCAATACAACTCGTGA
- a CDS encoding PstS family phosphate ABC transporter substrate-binding protein, with amino-acid sequence MYRWIPRILMVALVLSASSFALADEKLRGTVRIDGSSTVFPISEAVAEEFSKNRDYARVRVTVGVSGTGGGFKKFTAGEIDINNASRPIKQNEIDRAKKNNLRYLELPIANDGLSVVINQANTWVDYLTTDELKKIWEPGSSVKTWADVRDGWPDKALRLYGPGTDSGTFDYFTETINGKSQASRADFTKSEDDNMLVKGVSGDKYALGFFGFAYFVENQDILKAVPIKEGSKDPVLPTVETINQGTYSPLSRPVFIYVNVEAAMRPEAKAFIRFYLENAGPLSKEAGYIPLLDSMYRKNKERFESDLLKLAKN; translated from the coding sequence ATGTATCGCTGGATACCCCGAATTTTGATGGTGGCGCTGGTTTTGAGCGCCTCCTCTTTTGCACTGGCGGACGAAAAACTGCGCGGCACGGTCCGCATCGACGGTTCGAGCACCGTGTTCCCCATCTCCGAGGCGGTGGCGGAAGAGTTCAGTAAAAACCGCGACTATGCCCGCGTGCGCGTGACGGTCGGTGTTTCCGGTACCGGTGGCGGATTCAAGAAATTCACGGCAGGCGAAATCGACATCAATAACGCGTCACGGCCGATCAAGCAAAATGAAATCGACAGAGCGAAAAAGAACAACCTCCGGTACCTCGAGTTGCCGATTGCCAATGACGGCCTGTCCGTGGTAATCAACCAGGCCAATACGTGGGTGGATTACCTGACCACCGACGAGCTGAAGAAAATCTGGGAACCGGGAAGTTCGGTAAAAACCTGGGCGGACGTTCGCGACGGGTGGCCGGACAAGGCGCTCCGCCTGTACGGACCGGGTACCGACAGCGGCACCTTCGACTACTTCACCGAAACCATCAACGGCAAATCGCAGGCCAGCCGTGCCGACTTCACCAAAAGTGAAGACGACAACATGCTGGTCAAGGGCGTGTCCGGCGACAAGTACGCGCTGGGTTTCTTCGGCTTCGCCTACTTCGTTGAAAACCAGGACATCCTGAAAGCCGTGCCGATCAAGGAAGGCAGCAAGGATCCGGTTTTGCCGACCGTGGAGACCATCAACCAGGGAACCTACTCCCCCCTGTCGCGGCCGGTCTTCATCTACGTCAACGTGGAGGCGGCCATGCGCCCGGAGGCGAAAGCGTTCATCCGGTTTTACCTTGAGAATGCCGGCCCGCTTTCGAAGGAAGCGGGCTACATTCCCCTGCTGGATTCCATGTACCGCAAAAACAAAGAGCGGTTTGAAAGCGACCTCTTGAAGCTGGCAAAAAACTGA
- a CDS encoding sigma-70 family RNA polymerase sigma factor, whose product MGTLPAVDIESLYARIRAFVAGRVGSAADADEITQDIFLKMHESLPRLKDRDKLVPWLYRIARNRIIDHYRTRKIEVPPGEIAGADPAPVDRDSETGDREAIQACLLYFLETLEAADRDILTRIEFERRTQQEAAKELGITLAAAKSRHQRAKKRLRQALDSCCTYVFDRRGRVIDHLPQNQSCGGNS is encoded by the coding sequence ATGGGAACCCTGCCTGCTGTGGACATTGAATCGCTGTACGCCCGCATCCGCGCGTTCGTCGCGGGGCGGGTGGGATCGGCGGCGGATGCCGACGAGATCACGCAGGACATCTTTCTCAAGATGCACGAAAGCCTGCCGCGTCTCAAGGACCGCGACAAGCTGGTGCCGTGGCTCTACCGGATCGCGCGCAACCGCATCATCGACCACTACCGCACGCGTAAAATTGAGGTGCCGCCGGGGGAGATCGCCGGCGCCGACCCCGCACCCGTTGACCGGGATTCAGAAACCGGGGACCGCGAAGCGATCCAGGCCTGCCTCCTGTACTTTCTGGAAACGCTGGAGGCGGCGGACCGCGACATCCTGACCCGCATCGAGTTCGAACGCCGGACGCAACAGGAGGCGGCTAAGGAACTGGGGATCACCCTCGCCGCCGCCAAATCCCGCCACCAGCGCGCCAAAAAACGACTCCGGCAGGCACTCGACTCCTGCTGCACCTACGTGTTCGATCGCCGGGGACGGGTGATCGATCATCTCCCGCAAAATCAATCGTGTGGCGGCAACTCCTGA
- a CDS encoding ArsI/CadI family heavy metal resistance metalloenzyme, translated as MNVGTDSKMHLALNTAHFDDSVRFYEALFGLAPAKLENGYAKFDVEHPPLNFTLNRVAQVSGNRVSHLGIQVPVTAAVEKQEERLRTLGLSTELAMATECCYSVQDKVWVHDPDGNAWEVFVVLRPTEGHHGNPACCGH; from the coding sequence ATGAACGTGGGAACTGACAGTAAAATGCACCTCGCCCTCAACACCGCGCATTTCGACGACAGCGTGCGGTTTTATGAAGCGCTTTTCGGCTTGGCCCCGGCAAAGCTGGAAAACGGCTACGCCAAATTCGATGTCGAGCACCCGCCGCTGAACTTCACCCTCAACCGCGTGGCGCAGGTTTCCGGCAACCGCGTCAGCCATCTGGGCATCCAGGTGCCCGTGACCGCTGCGGTGGAGAAACAGGAAGAGCGGTTGCGCACGCTGGGCCTTTCCACCGAGTTGGCGATGGCCACCGAATGTTGTTATTCTGTTCAGGACAAGGTCTGGGTGCACGACCCCGACGGCAATGCGTGGGAAGTGTTTGTCGTGCTCCGGCCAACCGAGGGACACCATGGGAACCCTGCCTGCTGTGGACATTGA
- a CDS encoding cation transporter yields the protein MSFTRTLTENPLGKAVWLAWFTIGFNLLEGLVSVAFGVEEESFALLGFGLDSFIEVFSATLVLWRFRGEQGLDAALSLKKERTATLGIGILFLLLGVGTILASSLQWASQARPFTTLPGLLIASVSLSFMFYLWRAKVRVARELDSATMMKDARCSLACIELSAVLFAGSLLFMVSPALWWADSLSAILIGCLILYEGVNTVRAARHDDFSGGCC from the coding sequence ATGTCTTTTACCCGCACATTGACAGAGAATCCTCTCGGCAAGGCGGTGTGGCTGGCGTGGTTCACCATCGGCTTCAACCTGCTGGAAGGGCTGGTGTCGGTAGCGTTTGGCGTGGAGGAAGAATCGTTCGCCCTGCTTGGATTCGGCCTCGACAGTTTCATAGAAGTGTTTTCCGCAACGCTGGTGCTGTGGCGGTTCCGGGGCGAGCAGGGACTGGACGCGGCGCTGTCGCTGAAAAAAGAACGCACCGCCACTCTGGGCATCGGCATCCTGTTTCTGCTTCTGGGAGTTGGCACGATCCTCGCCTCCAGCCTGCAATGGGCGTCGCAGGCGCGTCCTTTCACCACCCTTCCCGGACTCCTCATCGCCTCCGTCAGCCTGAGTTTCATGTTTTACCTGTGGCGGGCGAAAGTGCGTGTGGCGCGCGAGCTGGACAGCGCCACCATGATGAAGGACGCGCGCTGTTCCCTGGCCTGCATCGAGTTGTCGGCGGTGCTGTTCGCCGGGAGCCTGTTGTTTATGGTGTCGCCCGCGCTGTGGTGGGCGGACAGCCTCTCTGCTATTCTCATCGGGTGTCTGATCCTGTATGAAGGCGTGAACACCGTCCGCGCCGCCCGCCACGACGACTTTTCCGGCGGGTGTTGCTGA
- a CDS encoding GNAT family N-acetyltransferase produces the protein MASEIFPFSDPLLQFDDYQVRRFRGGDAESIARHANNYRIWKQLRDWFPHPYTREDAEEFIDQISREYPSHTFAIATESEAIGTIGYHPGSDVHRYSAELGFWLAEPYHGKGIMTEAVRRFSDHLLGGDYFLRLWAGVFSNNPASMRVLEKAGFVLEGVLKASVVKDGELLDQHLYAKMRPGTT, from the coding sequence ATGGCTTCCGAAATCTTTCCTTTCAGCGATCCGTTGTTGCAGTTCGATGACTACCAGGTCCGGCGGTTCCGGGGCGGGGATGCCGAATCCATCGCCCGCCACGCGAACAACTATCGAATATGGAAACAGCTGCGTGACTGGTTTCCGCACCCCTACACGCGCGAGGACGCCGAAGAGTTCATCGACCAGATAAGCCGCGAATACCCATCACACACATTCGCCATCGCGACGGAAAGCGAAGCCATCGGCACCATCGGTTACCATCCGGGCAGTGACGTGCACCGGTATTCGGCGGAGCTGGGATTCTGGCTGGCGGAGCCGTACCACGGCAAGGGCATCATGACCGAAGCGGTCCGGCGCTTTTCCGATCACCTGCTGGGTGGCGATTATTTTCTGCGGCTGTGGGCGGGCGTGTTTTCCAACAATCCCGCGTCCATGCGCGTGCTGGAAAAGGCCGGGTTCGTGCTGGAAGGCGTTTTGAAAGCCAGCGTGGTGAAGGACGGCGAACTCCTCGACCAGCACCTGTACGCGAAGATGCGGCCGGGTACAACATAG